The following proteins are encoded in a genomic region of Cryptomeria japonica chromosome 11, Sugi_1.0, whole genome shotgun sequence:
- the LOC131061283 gene encoding 24-methylenesterol C-methyltransferase 2 yields MEEVKWAILCTVVAVGGVGLYWILYVFGAAEQRGKHAVELGGGSLSRDEVADNYKQYSTFFQKPKEIEKAENVPKLVDTFYNLVTDIYEWGWGQSFHFSPAVPGKSHKEETRLHEERVADLLRIKAGDKLLDAGCGVGGPMRAIAAHSGANVVGITINDYQVERARSHNKKAGLDGLCEVVCGNFLHMPFTDESFDGAYSIEATCHAPQLEEVYAEIYRVLKPGHLYVTYEWVTTPKFNPDNAEHVEIIHGIEHGDALPGLRNYKQVVDIAKSVGFDVLEEKDLALPPAHPWWSRLKMGRFAYYRNHIVITLLSFLGIAPQGVVDVHEMLFKTADFLARGGDTGIFTPMHLMICRKPDSKPNTM; encoded by the exons ATGGAGGAGGTGAAATGGGCTATCTTGTGCACGGTAGTGGCGGTGGGGGGAGTAGGGTTGTACTGGATCCTCTATGTCTTCGGAGCTGCGGAACAGCGGGGAAAACACGCCGTGGAGCTTGGCGGCGGATCCCTCTCCCGCGATGAAGTTGCAGACAACTACAAGCAATATTCCACTTTCTTCCAGAAGCCCAAGGAGATCGAGAAGGCAGAGAATGTGCCCAAGCTGGTGGACACATTTTACAATCTTGTGACGGACATTTATGAGTGGGGGTGGGGGCAGAGCTTCCATTTCTCCCCTGCCGTGCCGGGCAAGTCCCACAAGGAGGAGACGCGCCTGCACGAGGAGAGAGTTGCAGATCTGCTCCGCATTAAGGCCGGAGACAAACTTCTCGACGCCGGCTGCGGCGTAGGAGGCCCCATGCGCGCCATTGCCGCTCATTCTGGCGCCAATGTTGTCGGAATCACCATTAATGACTACCAG GTGGAGCGAGCCCGCAGCCACAACAAGAAAGCTGGCTTGGATGGCCTTTGTGAGGTAGTGTGCGGCAACTTCCTTCACATGCCCTTCACTGATGAGTCTTTTGACGGTGCGTACTCCATCGAGGCCACATGTCATGCCCCACAGTTGGAGGAAGTGTACGCTGAAATCTACAGGGTGTTAAAGCCAGGACACTTGTATGTCACCTATGAGTGGGTCACTACCCCCAAATTTAACCCTGACAATGCTGAGCATGTCGAGATCATCCACGGTATCGAGCATGGCGATGCTCTGCCTGGGCTGAGAAATTACAAGCAGGTGGTTGACATTGCCAAAAGTGTGGGTTTTGACGTCTTGGAAGAGAAGGACCTGGCGCTGCCCCCTGCACACCCCTGGTGGTCACGCCTCAAAATGGGCAGGTTTGCTTATTACAGAAATCATATAGTCATTACATTGCTGTCTTTTCTAGGCATTGCTCCACAGGGGGTAGTGGATGTGCATGAAATGCTCTTCAAGACAGCTGATTTTCTCGCCAGAGGTGGTGATACTGGCATTTTTACGCCCATGCATCTGATGATCTGCCGGAAGCCAGACTCAAAGCCCAACACTATGTGA